One segment of Anopheles stephensi strain Indian chromosome 3, UCI_ANSTEP_V1.0, whole genome shotgun sequence DNA contains the following:
- the LOC118512541 gene encoding 2-oxoglutarate and iron-dependent oxygenase domain-containing protein 3-like isoform X1 has translation MSDGGGSVRQRKKSSGDGTGSRPRKPKSTTSSGGSSSPSTAQQHQMWARIVLMVGIVAIVYFTTFRTREKKFATQREVLELRTQPLDCSRPYLEEISKFAGCIPNRCGRFVSDKIVSPAEAGILLDLARAGFELGQSSGGASILDLHSGALSKGTQFVNVYRLPEAKRLFTNQHINVYRHVKAKVQQAVADHFRLSVDALHLTHPTFFSRLTNATAKTIHDEYWHEHVDKETYSSFHFTTLLYLTDYGKDFTGGRFVFIDNEGKHNRTLVYIEPKRARVSGFTSGAENLHHVEQVTGGVRYAITISFTCDREMAMADPKFALDDEEEEEEKEAATENGGTREGRVREP, from the exons ATGAGTGACGGTGGTGGCAGTGTGAGACAGCGCAAGAAAAGTTCCGGCGATGGCACCGGAAGTCGGCCCCGTAAACc GAAATCAACTACCAGTTCCGGCGGTAGTTCGTCGCCCAGCACCGCCCAACAGCATCAGATGTGGGCCCGGATAGTGCTGATGGTGGGCATTGTGGCCATCGTGTACTTTACCACGTTCCGCACGCGGGAGAAAAAGTTTGCCACCCAGCGGGAGGTGCTCGAGCTGCGCACCCAACCGCTCGACTGTTCCCGACCGTATCTGGAGGAAATTTCCAAATTTGCCGGCTGCATCCCGAACCGGTGTGGACGGTTCGTGAGCGACAAGATTGTGTCGCCGGCCGAAGCTGGCATACTGCTCGATCTGGCCCGGGCCGGGTTCGAGCTGGGCCAATCGTCTGGCGGTGCATCCATACTCGACCTTCACTCGGGTGCCCTCTCGAAGGGGACACAGTTTGTGAACGTGTACCGGTTGCCGGAAGCGAAACGACTGTTCACCAATCAACATATCAATGTGTACCGGCACGTAAAAGCCAAAGTACAGCAAGCAGTGGCGGACCATTTCCGACTAAGTGTGGACGCCCTGCACCTTACCCATCCGACCTTCTTCTCGCGGCTGACGAACGCGACCGCCAAAACGATCCACGACGAGTACTGGCACGAGCACGTGGACAAGGAAACGTACAGCTCGTTCCACTTTACCACGCTGCTGTACCTGACCGACTACGGGAAAGATTTCACCGGCGGACGGTTCGTGTTTATCGACAACGAAGGCAAGCACAACCGTACGCTCGTGTACATCGAGccaaagcgggcccgcgtcAGTGGGTTCACGTCCGGGGCGGAAAATCTGCACCACGTCGAGCAGGTGACCGGTGGCGTACGGTACGCGATCACCATTTCGTTTACCTGCGACCGGGAGATGGCCATGGCGGATCCAAAGTTTGCGCTagacgacgaggaggaggaggaggagaaggaggcGGCGACAGAGAACGGTGGTACGAGGGAGGGTAGGGTGCGCGAGCCCTGA
- the LOC118512541 gene encoding 2-oxoglutarate and iron-dependent oxygenase domain-containing protein 3-like isoform X2: MAPEVGPVNQIFFFSSFLSLRKSTTSSGGSSSPSTAQQHQMWARIVLMVGIVAIVYFTTFRTREKKFATQREVLELRTQPLDCSRPYLEEISKFAGCIPNRCGRFVSDKIVSPAEAGILLDLARAGFELGQSSGGASILDLHSGALSKGTQFVNVYRLPEAKRLFTNQHINVYRHVKAKVQQAVADHFRLSVDALHLTHPTFFSRLTNATAKTIHDEYWHEHVDKETYSSFHFTTLLYLTDYGKDFTGGRFVFIDNEGKHNRTLVYIEPKRARVSGFTSGAENLHHVEQVTGGVRYAITISFTCDREMAMADPKFALDDEEEEEEKEAATENGGTREGRVREP; the protein is encoded by the exons ATGGCACCGGAAGTCGGCCCCGTAAACc agatcttttttttttcttccttcctctcTTTAAGGAAATCAACTACCAGTTCCGGCGGTAGTTCGTCGCCCAGCACCGCCCAACAGCATCAGATGTGGGCCCGGATAGTGCTGATGGTGGGCATTGTGGCCATCGTGTACTTTACCACGTTCCGCACGCGGGAGAAAAAGTTTGCCACCCAGCGGGAGGTGCTCGAGCTGCGCACCCAACCGCTCGACTGTTCCCGACCGTATCTGGAGGAAATTTCCAAATTTGCCGGCTGCATCCCGAACCGGTGTGGACGGTTCGTGAGCGACAAGATTGTGTCGCCGGCCGAAGCTGGCATACTGCTCGATCTGGCCCGGGCCGGGTTCGAGCTGGGCCAATCGTCTGGCGGTGCATCCATACTCGACCTTCACTCGGGTGCCCTCTCGAAGGGGACACAGTTTGTGAACGTGTACCGGTTGCCGGAAGCGAAACGACTGTTCACCAATCAACATATCAATGTGTACCGGCACGTAAAAGCCAAAGTACAGCAAGCAGTGGCGGACCATTTCCGACTAAGTGTGGACGCCCTGCACCTTACCCATCCGACCTTCTTCTCGCGGCTGACGAACGCGACCGCCAAAACGATCCACGACGAGTACTGGCACGAGCACGTGGACAAGGAAACGTACAGCTCGTTCCACTTTACCACGCTGCTGTACCTGACCGACTACGGGAAAGATTTCACCGGCGGACGGTTCGTGTTTATCGACAACGAAGGCAAGCACAACCGTACGCTCGTGTACATCGAGccaaagcgggcccgcgtcAGTGGGTTCACGTCCGGGGCGGAAAATCTGCACCACGTCGAGCAGGTGACCGGTGGCGTACGGTACGCGATCACCATTTCGTTTACCTGCGACCGGGAGATGGCCATGGCGGATCCAAAGTTTGCGCTagacgacgaggaggaggaggaggagaaggaggcGGCGACAGAGAACGGTGGTACGAGGGAGGGTAGGGTGCGCGAGCCCTGA
- the LOC118512540 gene encoding reticulon-4-interacting protein 1 homolog, mitochondrial, with the protein MVLANCIRFTAAAAGKLGPRDIFGNFRNLATASTVSASSTTSPPTQEQPRRQHASYGKMSGWQIHAYGAPQEEIQFNDGIKMPILRSPTQLLVKVKASSVNPIDVAMINGYGASVLNAMRCKDGGIEFPLVLGRDFSGEIVQKGLGISSRELEVGDDVWGVVPVHLQGCHADYVVVEKYCLFKKPSNLSKIDASAILYAGLTAWSGLYITGHLGDLLGAISPVGGGAGKKVLVLGAAGGVGTLAVQMLLAEGVEVFATCSPDAMQMVHNLGVKYVLDYTDPAHVQNVASVGRFDIVLDCAGKGTEYANEVPWLYDQYITFNSPVLKNIDADGFAAGMYQNAVNLVRNNAASLSTRQGLVKWGYFVPAPQGIAYLQRLAEKGKLLPVVEKVFPYTGTPEAYERVAQKHLRGKVVIDFE; encoded by the exons ATGGTACTCGCAAACTGCATCCGCTTtactgctgcagcagccgGCAAGCTTGGGCCACGGGATATATTCGGTAACTTTCGTAACCTAGCAACCGCTAGCACCGTCTCGGCAAGCTCAACCACATCGCCACCGACCCAGGAACAGCCGCGCCGACAGCATGCTTCGTACGGGAAAATGTCCGGCTGGCAGATACACGCGTACGGCGCGCCACAGGAAGAGATACAGTTCAACGATGGCATCAAAATGCCCATCCTGCGGTCGCCCACCCAGCTGCTGGTGAAGGTGAAAGCGTCCTCCGTCAACCCGATCGATGTGGCCATGATCA ACGGATACGGTGCATCGGTGCTGAATGCGATGCGCTGCAAGGACGGTGGAATCGAGTTTCCGCTCGTGCTCGGTCGAGACTTTAGCGGGGAGATTGTACAGAAAGGGTTGGGCATTTCTAGCCGTGAGCTCGAAGTAGGCGATGATGTGTGGGGTGTTGTGCCCGTGCACTTGCAAGGTTGCCATGCCGATTACGTCGTTGTGGAAAAgtattgt CTGTTTAAGAAACCTTCCAACCTAAGCAAAATCGATGCGAGCGCTATACTGTACGCTGGCCTAACGGCCTGGTCGGGTTTGTACATAACGGGCCATCTGGGTGATTTGCTTGGAGCGATTTCACCCGTCGGCGGTGGTGCAGGCAAGAAGGTGCTCGTGCTTGGTGCAGCCGGCGGTGTCGGAACTCTCGCGGTGCAGATGCTGTTGGCGGAGGGTGTGGAAGTGTTTGCCACCTGCTCGCCGGACGCGATGCAAATGGTTCACAATCTGGGAGTGAAATACGTGCTGGACTATACCGATCCTGCGCACGTGCAGAACGTGGCCAGTGTTGGAAG GTTCGATATCGTGCTGGATTGCGCCGGAAAAGGCACCGAATACGCGAACGAGGTACCATGGTTGTACGATCAGTACATCACGTTTAATTCGCCCGTACTTAAGAACATCGATGCGGATGGCTTCGCGGCAGGAATGTACCAGAATGCGGTGAATCTCGTGCGTAATAATGCGGCCTCACTTAGCACCCGGCAGGGTTTGGTGAAGTGGGGTTACTTTGTGCCGGCGCCACAAGGTATCGCCTACCTGCAGCGTTTGGCCGAGAAGGGTAAACTGTTGCCGGTGGTCGAGAAAGTGTTCCCGTACACTGGTACGCCCGAAGCGTACGAACGTGTCGCGCAAAAGCATTTACGAGGGAAGGTTGTGATCGATTTCGAGTAG